One genomic segment of Streptomyces sp. NBC_00239 includes these proteins:
- a CDS encoding amidohydrolase family protein — translation MSDQADQAVLHVKGRVLVGPEEVRDELWVIGGRVSFERPVTARETVTVTGWALPGLVDAHCHVGLDGHGPVDDATSEKQALADRDAGTLLIRDAGSPSDTRWIDDRPDLPKIIRAGRHIARTRRYIRNYAHEIEPADLVSYVAREAERGDGWVKLVGDWIDRDAGDLTACWPRAEVEAAIAEAHRLGARVTAHCFAEDSLRDLVEAGIDCIEHATGLTEDTIPLFAERGVAIVPTLVNIATFPRLADGGESKFPRWSAHMRRLHERRYDTVRAAYDAGVPVFVGTDAGGSLPHGLVAAEVAELVKAGLPAGDALSATAWRAREWLGRPGLVEGAPADLVVYGSDPRADVGVLADPRRVVLNGRPVA, via the coding sequence GGGTGTCGTTCGAACGCCCGGTCACCGCCCGCGAGACCGTGACGGTGACCGGCTGGGCCCTGCCCGGGCTGGTCGACGCCCACTGCCACGTGGGCCTCGACGGGCACGGGCCGGTCGACGACGCGACGAGCGAGAAGCAGGCGCTGGCCGACCGGGACGCCGGCACCCTGCTGATCCGCGACGCCGGCTCGCCGTCCGACACCCGCTGGATCGACGACCGGCCCGACCTCCCGAAGATCATCAGGGCGGGCCGCCACATCGCCCGCACCCGGCGCTACATCCGCAACTACGCCCACGAGATCGAGCCCGCGGACCTGGTGTCCTACGTGGCCCGCGAGGCGGAGCGGGGCGACGGCTGGGTCAAGCTCGTCGGCGACTGGATCGACCGGGACGCGGGCGACCTGACCGCCTGCTGGCCGCGCGCCGAGGTCGAGGCGGCCATCGCGGAGGCCCACCGGCTGGGCGCCCGCGTCACCGCGCACTGCTTCGCCGAGGACTCGCTGCGGGACCTGGTCGAGGCGGGCATCGACTGCATCGAGCACGCCACCGGGCTGACCGAGGACACGATCCCGCTGTTCGCCGAGCGCGGCGTGGCGATCGTCCCGACCCTGGTGAACATCGCCACCTTCCCCCGTCTCGCCGACGGCGGCGAGTCGAAGTTCCCCCGCTGGTCCGCGCACATGCGGCGGCTGCACGAGCGGCGCTACGACACGGTCCGCGCGGCGTACGACGCGGGCGTGCCGGTCTTCGTCGGCACGGACGCCGGCGGCTCGCTGCCCCACGGGCTGGTCGCCGCCGAGGTCGCGGAGCTGGTCAAGGCGGGCCTGCCGGCGGGTGACGCGCTGTCGGCGACGGCCTGGCGGGCCCGCGAGTGGCTGGGCCGGCCCGGGCTGGTCGAGGGCGCACCGGCCGACCTCGTCGTGTACGGGTCGGACCCGCGCGCGGACGTCGGCGTACTGGCCGATCCGCGACGGGTCGTGCTGAACGGGCGGCCCGTCGCCTGA